Proteins found in one Zea mays cultivar B73 chromosome 1, Zm-B73-REFERENCE-NAM-5.0, whole genome shotgun sequence genomic segment:
- the LOC100280700 gene encoding protein WRKY1 isoform X2 yields the protein MEEVEEANREAVESCHRVLALLSQPHDPAQARSIALGTDEACARFRKVVSLLSNGGAGLGEAGPSCGSASASRPRAKLVSRRQNPGFLTQKGFLDSNTPVVVLNSAHPSTTSAQVYPRTGALVDAQSVHPLGVGGPPKLVQPLSAHFQFGSVPARYQFPNQQQQKLHAEMFKRSNSGVNLKFESASGTAGTMSSARSFLSSLSMDGSVASLDAKSSSFHLIGGPAMSDPLNAQQPPRRRCTGRGEDGTGKCAVTGRCHCSKRRKLRVKRSIKVPAISNKIADIPPDEYSWRKYGQKPIKGSPHPRGYYKCSSVRGCPARKHVERCVDDSAMLIVTYEGEHNHTRMPTTQSAQV from the exons ATGGAGGAAGTGGAGGAAGCGAACAGGGAAGCCGTGGAGAGCTGCCACAGGGTGCTCGCCTTGCTCTCCCAGCCGCATGACCCCGCGCAGGCCAGGAGCATAGCTCTGGGCACGGACGAAGCATGTGCCAGGTTCAGGAAGGTGGTCTCTCTACTGAGCAATGGAGGAGCGGGGCTAGGAGAAGCCGGGCCGTCATGCGGAAGCGCAAGCGCAAGCCGTCCTAGAGCTAAGCTTGTTAGCAGAAGACAGAATCCAGGGTTCTTGACCCAGAAAGGCTTCCTGGACAGCAACACCCCGGTCGTGGTGTTGAACAGCGCCCATCCTTCTACTACCTCCGCGCAGGTGTACCCTAGAACTGGAGCTCTCGTCGATGCACAGAGCGTGCACCCCCTCGGAGTCGGAGGACCTCCCAAGCTGGTCCAGCCCTTGTCCGCGCACTTTCAGTTCGGCAGTGTGCCGGCTCGGTATCAGTTCCCGAATCAGCAGCAGCAGAAGTTGCACGCCGAGATGTTCAAGAGAAGCAACAGCGGGGTTAACCTGAAGTTCGAGAGCGCCAGTGGCACTGCTGGGACGATGTCGTCGGCGAGGTCCTTCTTGTCGTCTCTGAGCATGGACGGTAGCGTGGCTAGCCTGGACGCCAAGTCATCGTCGTTCCATTTGATCGGTGGACCTGCGATGAGCGATCCGCTGAACGCGCAGCAGCCCCCGAGGAGGCGGTGCACGGGCCGTGGGGAGGATGGGACCGGCAAGTGCGCTGTTACAGGGAGGTGCCACTGTTCGAAGAGAAG GAAGTTGCGGGTGAAGAGGTCGATTAAGGTTCCTGCCATTAGTAACAAGATTGCCGATATACCTCCGGATGAATACTCGTGGAGGAAGTATGGGCAGAAGCCAATTAAGGGTTCCCCTCATCCTAG GGGTTACTACAAATGCAGTAGCGTGAGGGGCTGCCCAGCCAGGAAGCATGTGGAACGGTGCGTAGATGATTCGGCGATGCTCATCGTGACATATGAGGGCGAGCACAACCACACCAGAATGCCAACAACTCAGTCAGCACAGGTGTAA
- the LOC100277721 gene encoding uncharacterized protein LOC100277721 codes for MAKDGGFAKALLLHVAALSTAGAFAAAAAALARRRLWGGDRRKKQLPAPAMAEMPRLQLAESGRLEYLEKFSHYVARQLGFQDVSECPQLCRLANNYLSSSKTCMEDIYGFFAGAKDDAAECLLYVKLIEELDRCILGYFAFHWDHATYLITSALTADTGSKRKLRNMVLEATRKQRFERVTRDLKVTRVFSTLVEEMKAIGIIAAGGEASQCTDVMAPVAHSERSPVLLLMGGGMGAGKSTVLKELKQEAFWTNAEANAVVVEADAFKEADVIYRAISSMGHHNDMLQTAELVHQSSTDAASSLLVTALNEGRDVILDGTLSWEPFVEQTIAMARAVHRQRYRMGVGYKVADDGTVTENYWEPASDDATEQPPRRPYRIEVVGVVCDAYLAVARGIRRAIITRRAVRVRSQLQSHKRFAAAFQRYSRLVDGARLYSTNSMGSAKLIAWKDGIGNSLLVEPREFDCLEKVSGLNEHATSVHDLYPDGTTTCGSRSIWEDMIVSTARADTQRELREAIRSVESGGGQPDTPPTTPQRELLGFIRSLEAANAEPAAVDNGL; via the exons ATGGCCAAAG ATGGTGGCTTCGCCAAGGCGCTGCTGCTCCACGTCGCCGCGCTGTCGACGGCCGGCGCCTTCgcggccgccgctgccgccctggCGCGGCGCCGGCTGTGGGGAGGAGACAGGCGGAAGAAGCAGCTGCCGGCGCCGGCCATGGCCGAGATGCCCCGGCTCCAGCTGGCGGAGTCCGGCCGCCTGGAGTACCTCGAGAAGTTCTCGCACTACGTGG CTAGGCAGCTGGGTTTCCAGGACGTGAGCGAGTGCCCACAGCTCTGCAGGCTGGCGAACAactacctcagcagcagcaagacaTGCATGGAGGACATCTACGGGTTCTTCGCCGGCGCCAAGGACGACGCCGCCGAGTGCCTGCTTTATGTCAAGCTCATAGAGGAGCTGGACAGATGCATCCTCGGATATTTTGCGTTCCACTGGGACCATGCCACCTACCTCATCACCTCG GCCTTGACCGCGGACACCGGCAGCAAAAGGAAGCTCAGGAACATGGTCTTGGAAGCAACAAG GAAGCAGCGTTTCGAGCGCGTGACGCGTGACCTGAAGGTGACGCGGGTGTTCTCGACGCTGGTGGAGGAGATGAAGGCGATCGGCATCATAGCGGCGGGCGGCGAGGCGTCGCAGTGCACGGACGTGATGGCCCCCGTGGCGCACTCGGAGCGCAGCCCGGTGCTGCTGCTGATGGGCGGCGGGATGGGCGCCGGCAAGAGCACGGTGCTCAAGGAGCTGAAGCAGGAGGCGTTCTGGACCAACGCGGAGGCCAACGCCGTGGTGGTGGAGGCGGACGCGTTCAAGGAGGCGGACGTCATCTACCGCGCCATCAGCTCCATGGGCCACCACAACGACATGCTCCAGACGGCAGAGCTG GTCCACCAGTCGTCGACGGACGCGGCGTCGTCGCTGCTGGTGACGGCGCTGAACGAGGGGCGGGACGTCATCCTGGACGGCACGCTGTCCTGGGAGCCCTTCGTGGAGCAGACCATCGCCATGGCGCGCGCCGTGCACCGCCAGCGCTACCGCATGGGCGTCGGCTACAAGGTGGCCGACGACGGCACCGTCACCGAGAACTACTGGGAGCCCGCGAGCGACGACGCCACCGAGCAACCCCCGCGGAGGCCCTACCGCATCGAGGTGGTCGGGGTCGTCTGCGACGCCTACCTCGCCGTGGCGAGGGGCATCCGGAGGGCCATCATCACCCGGCGGGCCGTCAGGGTCAGGTCCCAGCTGCAGTCGCACAAGCGCTTCGCCGCCGCGTTCCAGCGGTACAGCCGCCTCGTGGACGGCGCCAGGCTCTACAGCACCAACTCCATGGGCTCCGCCAAGCTCATCGCGTGGAAGGACGGGATCGGAAACAGCCTGCTGGTGGAGCCCCGGGAGTTCGACTGCCTGGAGAAGGTGAGCGGGCTCAACGAGCACGCCACCTCCGTCCACGACCTCTACCCCGACGGCACCACCACCTGCGGATCGCGCTCCATCTGGGAGGACATGATCGTCTCCACGGCCCGTGCCGACACCCAGCGCGAGCTCAGGGAGGCCATCCGCTCCGTCGAGTCCGGCGGCGGGCAGCCGGACACACCACCAACAACGCCCCAGCGCGAGCTCctgggcttcatccgctccctggAGGCCGCCAACGCCGAGCCAGCTGCAGTTGACAATGGTCTCTAA
- the LOC100280700 gene encoding Protein WRKY1, with protein sequence MEEVEEANREAVESCHRVLALLSQPHDPAQARSIALGTDEACARFRKVVSLLSNGGAGLGEAGPSCGSASASRPRAKLVSRRQNPGFLTQKGFLDSNTPVVVLNSAHPSTTSAQVYPRTGALVDAQSVHPLGVGGPPKLVQPLSAHFQFGSVPARYQFPNQQQQKLHAEMFKRSNSGVNLKFESASGTAGTMSSARSFLSSLSMDGSVASLDAKSSSFHLIGGPAMSDPLNAQQPPRRRCTGRGEDGTGKCAVTGRCHCSKRSRKLRVKRSIKVPAISNKIADIPPDEYSWRKYGQKPIKGSPHPRGYYKCSSVRGCPARKHVERCVDDSAMLIVTYEGEHNHTRMPTTQSAQV encoded by the exons ATGGAGGAAGTGGAGGAAGCGAACAGGGAAGCCGTGGAGAGCTGCCACAGGGTGCTCGCCTTGCTCTCCCAGCCGCATGACCCCGCGCAGGCCAGGAGCATAGCTCTGGGCACGGACGAAGCATGTGCCAGGTTCAGGAAGGTGGTCTCTCTACTGAGCAATGGAGGAGCGGGGCTAGGAGAAGCCGGGCCGTCATGCGGAAGCGCAAGCGCAAGCCGTCCTAGAGCTAAGCTTGTTAGCAGAAGACAGAATCCAGGGTTCTTGACCCAGAAAGGCTTCCTGGACAGCAACACCCCGGTCGTGGTGTTGAACAGCGCCCATCCTTCTACTACCTCCGCGCAGGTGTACCCTAGAACTGGAGCTCTCGTCGATGCACAGAGCGTGCACCCCCTCGGAGTCGGAGGACCTCCCAAGCTGGTCCAGCCCTTGTCCGCGCACTTTCAGTTCGGCAGTGTGCCGGCTCGGTATCAGTTCCCGAATCAGCAGCAGCAGAAGTTGCACGCCGAGATGTTCAAGAGAAGCAACAGCGGGGTTAACCTGAAGTTCGAGAGCGCCAGTGGCACTGCTGGGACGATGTCGTCGGCGAGGTCCTTCTTGTCGTCTCTGAGCATGGACGGTAGCGTGGCTAGCCTGGACGCCAAGTCATCGTCGTTCCATTTGATCGGTGGACCTGCGATGAGCGATCCGCTGAACGCGCAGCAGCCCCCGAGGAGGCGGTGCACGGGCCGTGGGGAGGATGGGACCGGCAAGTGCGCTGTTACAGGGAGGTGCCACTGTTCGAAGAGAAG TAGGAAGTTGCGGGTGAAGAGGTCGATTAAGGTTCCTGCCATTAGTAACAAGATTGCCGATATACCTCCGGATGAATACTCGTGGAGGAAGTATGGGCAGAAGCCAATTAAGGGTTCCCCTCATCCTAG GGGTTACTACAAATGCAGTAGCGTGAGGGGCTGCCCAGCCAGGAAGCATGTGGAACGGTGCGTAGATGATTCGGCGATGCTCATCGTGACATATGAGGGCGAGCACAACCACACCAGAATGCCAACAACTCAGTCAGCACAGGTGTAA